The Bacillota bacterium genome contains a region encoding:
- the flgF gene encoding flagellar basal-body rod protein FlgF produces the protein MLRGLYSATSGMVARSHWQDIIANNLANVTTPGFKGDLPVFESFPEMLLNRIMPDRGSMLDAVRKSTPIGRAGVGTVIAETATNFAEGPVVETGNKLDLALVGNGFFAVATPAGERYTRNGSFCLNEQGEIATLDGYRVLGEDGRPIQVAGAIHVVGSAGTVASRGANPGGSLGGNPGGRPPGPSGELTVREDGTVLVGATVVGRLRLVDFANRAALVKEGDNLFAAGPGAGPFPPPQAAIRQGFLEMPNVTPVKELVSMITCLRAYETNQKAIAFIDETLDRAVNEVGRV, from the coding sequence GTGCTCAGAGGCTTATATTCCGCGACCTCCGGGATGGTGGCGCGGTCCCACTGGCAGGATATCATTGCAAATAATCTGGCTAACGTCACAACCCCTGGCTTCAAGGGGGACCTGCCGGTCTTTGAGAGCTTTCCCGAGATGCTCCTGAATCGTATCATGCCGGACCGGGGGAGCATGCTGGATGCCGTGCGGAAGAGCACCCCAATAGGCCGCGCCGGCGTGGGGACGGTCATCGCCGAGACTGCTACCAACTTTGCAGAGGGACCGGTCGTCGAGACGGGCAACAAGCTCGACCTGGCGCTGGTGGGCAACGGGTTCTTTGCGGTCGCCACCCCGGCCGGGGAGAGGTACACACGCAATGGCTCGTTTTGCCTGAACGAGCAGGGTGAGATCGCGACCCTGGATGGCTACCGGGTCCTGGGGGAGGACGGCAGGCCGATACAGGTCGCGGGGGCGATCCATGTTGTGGGTAGCGCAGGTACCGTCGCGAGCAGGGGCGCCAACCCCGGCGGCAGCCTCGGTGGGAATCCGGGTGGCAGACCACCGGGCCCGAGCGGCGAGCTTACTGTGCGCGAGGATGGGACGGTGCTGGTTGGCGCGACTGTGGTTGGGAGGCTCCGCCTGGTGGATTTTGCAAACCGGGCGGCGCTTGTTAAGGAGGGGGACAACCTCTTCGCAGCCGGCCCCGGCGCGGGACCTTTTCCCCCGCCGCAAGCTGCCATTCGTCAGGGCTTCCTCGAGATGCCCAACGTTACCCCTGTTAAAGAGCTCGTATCCATGATCACCTGCCTCAGGGCTTACGAGACCAATCAAAAGGCTATAGCGTTCATCGATGAGACGCTGGACAGGGCGGTGAACGAGGTCGGGCGGGTATAG
- a CDS encoding glycerate kinase encodes MVVIIAPDSFKGSMSALEACLAIEEGIKKAMPDATVIKVPMADGGEGTVQSLVDATGGEVIGADVTGPLGERTRAFWGLMGDGETAVIEMAAASGLPLVPPDKRNPLITTTYGTGELIQAALDRGCRRVIIGIGGSATNDGGAGMAQALGARLLDAEGRPIGFGGRELARIERIDISGMDQRVRDGGVEVVVACDVDNPLIGPRGASAVYGPQKGATPEMVEELDKALAHYARVIERDLGKRVAELPGAGAAGGLGAGLVAFLGAALRPGVNIVVDAVRLEEHMRRADVVITGEGRMDFQSVYGKTPIGVAAVARRYGVPVIAIAGGLGDDFEAVYDHGIDAALSMVSGPISLDEAMANGRDLIRDAAFAVAKILRIGQNIK; translated from the coding sequence ATGGTAGTAATTATTGCACCTGATTCATTCAAGGGGAGCATGTCGGCTCTTGAGGCCTGCCTGGCCATCGAGGAAGGCATAAAGAAGGCAATGCCGGACGCTACGGTGATCAAGGTCCCGATGGCGGATGGGGGCGAGGGGACGGTCCAGTCGCTCGTGGATGCCACGGGGGGCGAGGTCATAGGGGCGGATGTCACGGGGCCTCTGGGCGAGCGCACGCGGGCATTCTGGGGGCTGATGGGTGATGGGGAGACAGCCGTGATCGAGATGGCGGCAGCGTCGGGCCTCCCCCTTGTGCCACCGGATAAGCGGAATCCCCTAATCACCACGACCTATGGGACGGGCGAGTTGATTCAGGCCGCCTTGGATCGCGGGTGCAGGCGGGTAATCATAGGCATTGGCGGGAGCGCTACAAACGATGGGGGAGCTGGGATGGCCCAGGCGCTCGGAGCGCGCCTCCTCGATGCAGAGGGGCGACCTATCGGTTTTGGCGGGCGCGAGCTCGCACGGATCGAGCGAATTGATATCTCGGGGATGGACCAGCGTGTGCGGGATGGTGGGGTCGAGGTAGTCGTAGCGTGCGACGTTGATAACCCGCTGATAGGGCCGAGGGGTGCCTCCGCCGTTTACGGCCCCCAGAAGGGCGCGACCCCCGAGATGGTGGAGGAACTCGATAAGGCCCTTGCTCATTATGCAAGGGTCATTGAGAGGGATCTCGGAAAGCGGGTTGCGGAGCTCCCGGGAGCTGGCGCTGCAGGCGGGCTGGGGGCCGGGCTGGTTGCCTTTCTTGGAGCCGCGCTCAGGCCCGGGGTGAATATTGTCGTTGATGCGGTAAGGTTGGAGGAGCATATGAGGCGCGCGGATGTCGTTATAACGGGCGAGGGACGCATGGATTTCCAGAGCGTTTATGGCAAGACGCCCATAGGGGTCGCTGCTGTCGCCAGGCGCTATGGCGTCCCCGTGATCGCCATCGCAGGCGGCCTGGGAGACGACTTTGAAGCGGTCTATGACCATGGGATCGATGCAGCCTTAAGCATGGTAAGCGGGCCCATCAGCCTGGATGAGGCCATGGCCAATGGGCGCGATCTCATAAGGGACGCAGCTTTTGCGGTGGCGAAAATCCTGCGAATCGGGCAGAATATTAAATAA
- a CDS encoding UDP-N-acetylmuramoyl-L-alanine--D-glutamate ligase: MSANEARSNVLRSGARWGSDFTSRYNAVVERLRGKSVVVVGVGVSNLPVIRFLAGAGAKVTACDRKTGEELGATLEKLSGLPVGFRLGPDYLEGLDKFDMMFLTPGIPRDIPQIAAARAAGVTESSEIQLFFELCPAPIVGITGSDGKTTTTTLVGKALEASGKRVFVGGNIGNPLLEQVEHMTPDAVVVLELSSFQLQAMEMSPHIGVILNIYPNHMDYHRSMQEYIDAKANIVSHQRPQDFAVLNQDNEAVRGIGERCRSRRIFFTRLAEPGEGVFVRGEEIWIRLGAREEVACLKSDIRVPGEHNVENVLAVTAVAGLLGVESGVLRDVLREFKGVEHRLELVGELGGVRFYNDSIATTPSRAIAGLRAFEEPLILIAGGYDKKLPFDEFAEVVLDRVKVLVLVGDTAGQIEAAVQRAAGSRAGARARAGAGVEAADRGFRDISSPKIVRCRDFDEAVLCAVRSAAPGDIVLLSPACASFDMFKDYKERGRRFKEIVSSLS, from the coding sequence ATGTCAGCAAATGAGGCAAGGTCGAATGTGCTGAGGTCTGGAGCGCGATGGGGTTCAGATTTTACAAGCAGGTATAACGCTGTTGTTGAACGACTCAGGGGCAAGAGCGTTGTCGTAGTCGGTGTCGGCGTGAGCAACCTGCCGGTTATAAGATTTCTCGCGGGCGCGGGAGCAAAGGTCACGGCGTGCGATAGGAAAACCGGCGAAGAGCTTGGCGCGACCCTGGAGAAGCTTTCGGGGCTCCCTGTGGGATTCAGGCTCGGCCCGGATTATCTCGAGGGCCTCGACAAGTTCGACATGATGTTTTTAACGCCGGGGATTCCCCGCGACATTCCTCAGATTGCGGCCGCACGGGCGGCGGGGGTTACGGAGAGCAGCGAAATCCAGCTCTTTTTCGAGTTGTGCCCCGCACCGATCGTCGGCATTACCGGAAGCGATGGCAAGACCACCACAACGACCCTGGTTGGAAAGGCTCTAGAGGCTTCTGGCAAAAGAGTCTTCGTGGGGGGGAATATAGGCAACCCCCTGCTCGAACAGGTTGAGCATATGACCCCGGATGCCGTTGTTGTGCTTGAATTGAGCAGCTTTCAACTCCAGGCGATGGAGATGAGCCCGCACATCGGGGTCATCCTGAATATATATCCAAATCACATGGATTACCACCGCTCCATGCAGGAATATATCGACGCCAAGGCTAACATCGTGAGTCACCAGCGACCTCAAGATTTCGCCGTGTTGAACCAGGATAACGAGGCAGTGCGAGGTATAGGTGAACGATGCCGTTCGCGGCGGATATTTTTTACGAGGCTGGCGGAGCCGGGGGAAGGAGTTTTTGTGAGGGGCGAAGAAATATGGATAAGGCTCGGCGCCAGGGAAGAGGTAGCGTGCCTTAAAAGCGATATACGCGTTCCCGGGGAACATAATGTGGAAAACGTGCTGGCGGTCACCGCAGTGGCCGGGCTCCTTGGCGTGGAATCCGGCGTGCTCCGGGACGTCCTGCGCGAGTTCAAGGGCGTTGAGCATCGCCTGGAGCTGGTGGGCGAGTTGGGGGGCGTGAGGTTTTATAACGATTCGATAGCTACGACCCCTAGCAGGGCGATAGCCGGCCTGCGGGCTTTTGAAGAACCTCTAATTCTAATCGCGGGTGGGTATGACAAGAAACTCCCGTTTGATGAGTTTGCAGAGGTTGTCCTGGACCGGGTGAAGGTCCTGGTGTTGGTCGGGGATACAGCCGGCCAGATAGAGGCAGCTGTGCAGAGGGCGGCGGGCTCCAGGGCTGGAGCCAGAGCCAGAGCCGGGGCCGGGGTTGAGGCTGCGGACAGGGGTTTCAGGGATATCTCGAGCCCTAAAATCGTTCGGTGCAGGGATTTTGATGAAGCTGTCCTTTGCGCTGTGAGATCGGCGGCCCCGGGTGATATTGTGCTTCTATCGCCCGCCTGCGCGAGCTTTGATATGTTCAAGGATTATAAGGAGCGGGGCCGGCGCTTCAAGGAGATCGTATCGTCGCTATCCTGA
- the rbsK gene encoding ribokinase → MPGVPGKPRITVLGSMNMDLVVKVQGAPRPGETVRSEDFKMVPGGKGANQAVGAARLGAEVHMVGRVGDDIFGETLIQNLKAAGVDAGRVRKDPEAGSGLALITVDATGQNSIVVALGANNRVSPEDVDSARDLIETSDALIMQLEIPIEIVIYATQIAAGKGVPVILNPAPARPVPDELIKGAAFLIPNESEASLLSGLAVEGRDEAAEAAMRLLQRGARNVIITLGEKGALVANPGVSEFIAAYEVDAVDTTAAGDTFIGAFAVAYLKGSPVMDAARYASAAASISVTRLGAQASMPTAGEVEAFLARVRQA, encoded by the coding sequence ATGCCAGGTGTGCCCGGGAAGCCGAGGATTACGGTGTTGGGTAGCATGAACATGGACCTCGTGGTTAAGGTGCAGGGCGCCCCCCGGCCGGGTGAGACGGTCAGGAGCGAGGATTTCAAGATGGTCCCCGGGGGGAAGGGGGCGAACCAGGCGGTCGGCGCTGCCCGGCTGGGGGCTGAGGTCCACATGGTGGGCCGCGTCGGCGATGATATCTTCGGCGAGACCCTCATCCAGAATCTGAAGGCCGCCGGCGTTGATGCCGGGCGCGTGCGAAAGGACCCCGAGGCTGGCTCGGGCCTGGCGTTGATTACTGTGGACGCCACAGGGCAGAATAGCATCGTGGTAGCCCTAGGCGCAAACAACCGGGTTTCACCGGAGGACGTAGACTCGGCGCGTGACCTGATCGAGACATCGGATGCCTTGATCATGCAGCTTGAAATACCCATTGAGATAGTGATCTATGCGACACAGATTGCGGCCGGGAAGGGTGTGCCCGTGATCTTGAACCCTGCGCCGGCCCGACCCGTCCCGGATGAGCTCATCAAAGGAGCCGCTTTTCTCATTCCAAACGAGAGTGAAGCATCCCTCCTGAGCGGTCTTGCTGTGGAGGGACGCGATGAGGCGGCGGAAGCAGCCATGCGCCTCCTGCAGCGGGGGGCGAGGAATGTGATCATCACCCTCGGCGAAAAGGGCGCGCTGGTCGCAAATCCCGGGGTTTCTGAGTTCATCGCGGCATACGAGGTTGATGCCGTAGATACCACAGCCGCCGGCGATACCTTCATCGGTGCGTTTGCAGTCGCCTACCTGAAAGGGTCGCCGGTGATGGACGCGGCGCGCTACGCTTCGGCGGCCGCTAGCATCTCCGTTACGAGGCTTGGGGCACAGGCTTCGATGCCGACGGCCGGTGAGGTTGAAGCGTTCCTTGCGCGTGTTCGCCAGGCCTGA
- a CDS encoding phosphotransacetylase family protein: MKSLYVIGMAGSGKTALCVGLAERFREEGLRVSFFKPVGNVAGLRKNQDMDAVLMKDLLGMENPLEDIVLFTTGPSYLTSLTTYCDKQSIGQYSLAGVEVKRAFDKVAANADLVLIEGTTSPQAMASVGLDAFTLARELGSMVLMVSRIANDLDLDTALLYNSYARALNLPVVGNVLNNVPRTILDKSKGVYKPILEKQGFPVLGVIPSHTEITSPTVEEICDVLTAEVLAGKANLQNLVEDVLIGAMTFESALRYFRRSTNKAVVTGGDRSDVALAALETSTSVLILTGGLFPDIGVLNKAEEKGIPVLLVQDDTYTAVQKLRAITRKIKPHDEQGIRVARETIREHCDCDPIVDAIRG; encoded by the coding sequence GTGAAAAGCCTCTATGTAATTGGAATGGCCGGGAGCGGCAAGACAGCTTTATGCGTGGGGCTGGCGGAGAGGTTTCGAGAAGAGGGTTTACGTGTCTCATTCTTCAAGCCGGTGGGCAACGTTGCTGGGTTGCGCAAGAACCAGGATATGGATGCCGTCCTGATGAAGGACCTCCTTGGAATGGAAAACCCACTGGAAGATATCGTGCTTTTCACAACAGGCCCCTCATACCTCACAAGCCTTACAACCTATTGCGACAAACAGTCCATTGGACAGTACTCCCTGGCGGGGGTGGAGGTGAAGCGCGCCTTTGACAAGGTGGCGGCGAACGCCGATTTGGTGCTGATAGAGGGCACAACGTCCCCCCAGGCTATGGCGAGCGTGGGCCTTGACGCATTCACCCTCGCGCGCGAGCTGGGCTCCATGGTCCTCATGGTGAGCCGCATCGCCAATGACCTGGACCTGGACACGGCGCTCCTCTATAATTCATATGCGCGGGCCCTGAACCTCCCGGTGGTCGGGAACGTATTAAACAACGTCCCTCGAACGATACTGGACAAAAGCAAAGGAGTATACAAGCCGATCCTCGAAAAACAGGGTTTCCCCGTGCTTGGCGTGATACCTTCCCACACCGAGATCACCTCACCGACCGTAGAGGAGATATGCGATGTGCTCACCGCTGAGGTGCTCGCCGGCAAAGCGAACCTACAAAACCTCGTCGAGGATGTGCTCATAGGGGCGATGACCTTCGAGAGCGCCCTCCGCTACTTCCGCAGGTCGACCAACAAGGCGGTGGTCACAGGCGGCGACCGCTCCGATGTGGCCCTGGCTGCGCTCGAGACCAGCACCTCGGTGTTGATCCTGACGGGAGGGCTCTTCCCCGACATAGGGGTCCTCAACAAGGCCGAAGAGAAGGGCATACCAGTCCTCCTGGTCCAGGACGACACCTATACCGCGGTCCAGAAGCTCCGCGCCATCACACGCAAGATCAAGCCCCATGACGAGCAGGGCATAAGGGTGGCCCGGGAGACGATCAGGGAGCACTGCGATTGCGATCCTATAGTGGATGCTATCCGTGGCTAA
- the folD gene encoding bifunctional methylenetetrahydrofolate dehydrogenase/methenyltetrahydrofolate cyclohydrolase FolD — MSAKIIDGKAVAREIQERLAEEVAQLKSERGITPGLAVVLVGNDPASRVYVNNKKKMCEKLGIYSEEHLLDEATSQDALLGLIRDLNSNPRIHGILVQLPLPEHLDEKAVLEAITPEKDVDGFHPVNVGRLMVGEPCFVPCTPAGIIELIKHTGVQIKGKRAVVIGRSNIVGKPVALLLLAEHATVTICHSRTVDLPGAAREADILVVAVGKPKLVNKEFIKPGAVVIDVGVNRIETGLVGDVDFDSASEVAGYITPVPGGVGPMTIIMLMRNTIEAARRRGK; from the coding sequence ATGTCCGCCAAAATCATCGACGGTAAGGCCGTCGCAAGGGAGATCCAGGAGAGGCTTGCAGAGGAGGTCGCGCAGCTCAAGAGCGAGAGAGGCATAACCCCGGGGCTTGCTGTTGTGCTCGTAGGGAATGACCCTGCCTCGCGCGTCTATGTGAATAATAAGAAGAAGATGTGCGAGAAACTGGGCATCTACTCAGAGGAGCACTTGCTGGATGAAGCCACCAGCCAGGATGCGTTACTGGGGCTGATCCGGGACTTGAACTCCAACCCCAGGATTCACGGGATTTTAGTGCAACTTCCCTTGCCGGAGCACCTGGACGAGAAGGCGGTGCTCGAGGCGATCACCCCAGAAAAGGATGTTGATGGCTTCCACCCTGTGAACGTGGGGCGCCTGATGGTCGGGGAGCCATGCTTTGTCCCGTGCACGCCTGCGGGGATAATAGAGCTGATCAAGCACACTGGCGTGCAGATCAAGGGCAAGCGCGCCGTGGTTATTGGGCGGAGCAACATCGTCGGGAAGCCTGTTGCGCTCTTGCTGCTCGCGGAGCACGCGACCGTCACGATATGTCATTCCCGGACGGTCGACCTGCCCGGAGCGGCGCGGGAGGCGGATATCCTTGTCGTGGCCGTTGGCAAGCCGAAGCTCGTCAACAAGGAATTCATCAAGCCGGGCGCGGTAGTGATCGACGTGGGAGTCAATCGCATAGAAACGGGCCTGGTCGGGGATGTGGACTTTGATTCGGCCTCCGAGGTGGCTGGCTATATCACCCCGGTGCCAGGCGGCGTCGGCCCGATGACCATAATAATGCTTATGCGCAACACAATTGAGGCCGCAAGACGAAGGGGGAAATAG
- a CDS encoding universal stress protein, with protein sequence MRSLFDVVVVPVDGSGSSFHALEVAAWSTRKFGGGEIIAVSVIDEDVVRQLSRLETPGMRDVEKKLEADGMRNLALAEKVCSSGGVGIKKVIRRGIPYLEIVEEARERDATMIIIGRVGRRGPRRIRIGSVTERVIEYASCPVMVIAGTGDNTGER encoded by the coding sequence ATGCGCTCGCTATTTGATGTTGTAGTTGTTCCTGTGGACGGTTCCGGTTCATCCTTTCATGCCCTGGAGGTGGCGGCCTGGTCCACAAGAAAATTCGGGGGCGGCGAGATAATTGCAGTAAGCGTGATAGATGAGGATGTGGTGCGGCAGCTATCACGCCTTGAAACCCCTGGTATGAGGGACGTGGAAAAGAAGCTCGAAGCTGACGGCATGAGAAACTTAGCCCTTGCCGAGAAGGTATGTTCTAGCGGAGGCGTAGGGATTAAGAAGGTTATCCGGAGGGGTATACCCTATCTCGAGATAGTTGAGGAAGCGAGGGAGAGGGATGCTACCATGATCATCATAGGCCGGGTTGGAAGGCGCGGGCCACGAAGGATCCGTATCGGAAGCGTGACCGAACGCGTGATAGAGTATGCCTCTTGTCCTGTAATGGTGATCGCGGGGACGGGGGATAATACGGGGGAGAGGTAA
- a CDS encoding nucleotidyltransferase domain-containing protein, with product MSKRIQPQPQQLIAKLEAFFADRAEVIFAYLFGSQARAQAGPLSDIDIAVFLNDTVEPAHYTRYRLELWGALSALLHRNDIDIVVLNRAPVLLRHRVLRDGKLILCRNEGARINFTIETGRRFWDTAHLRRLSFRYMERHIKMGTFGKAIDYKRVDG from the coding sequence ATGTCAAAGCGGATCCAGCCTCAACCCCAACAACTCATCGCTAAACTTGAGGCTTTCTTCGCCGATCGCGCCGAGGTAATTTTTGCTTACCTTTTCGGCTCCCAGGCGCGTGCTCAGGCAGGCCCCTTGAGCGACATAGATATTGCGGTGTTTCTAAATGATACAGTAGAACCCGCCCATTATACACGCTATCGCCTTGAGCTATGGGGCGCTCTGTCGGCTCTCCTCCATCGTAATGATATCGATATTGTGGTGCTCAATAGGGCACCGGTTTTGTTGCGTCATCGCGTCCTGAGAGATGGGAAACTGATTCTTTGCCGCAACGAGGGCGCGAGAATCAACTTTACTATAGAGACCGGGCGACGGTTCTGGGATACTGCCCACCTCCGCAGATTGAGCTTTAGATACATGGAGAGACATATCAAGATGGGCACCTTCGGAAAGGCTATAGACTATAAGAGGGTAGATGGCTGA
- a CDS encoding acetate--CoA ligase codes for MRDLTHFFNPRRVAVIGASKTPGKVGNSILKNIIESGYPGEIYPVNPGEPEILGLPCKKNIGEIPGTDLAIICVPAALVPQVVEECGKARTRNIIVISAGFKEVGKEGAALENRMVELCRRYDMNMMGPNCLGMVDTHVPLNASFAPDMPMKGEIAFISQSGAFGTAILDWSLNNNVGFSKFVSLGNKAHLDEIDFIENAADDPNTKVILCYLESITQGKRFLEVVGKATRKKPVLILKSGTSEAGVRAASSHTGALAGNDRAYDAAFLQTGVLRVETAQELFDLALAFTTQPLPKGRRVALITNAGGPGIVATDAVERMGLEMARFDPATVKELRGKLPAESNIYNPVDVIGDARPERYELALDIVLPDPNVDTSLVIVTPQAQTNPPGVADVVLKVRASRPEKPLLVSMVGGKRTSEGVEKLTRAGMPCFVFPERAVSAIAGLTRYATMLAEPLEEVPFEFPVDQDRVRAILESVRADKRNTLLGTETARVAQAYGIKAAPSGLAKTPDEAARVAEELGFPVALKIASPRILHKTDVGGVKLKLDTPEKVRECFVEIIENVEAHMQDASIYGVEVQHMMPPGRELIIGMVRDLQFGPMLMFGLGGIYVNLLKDVSFRLAYGLRKQDVEAMVRETKAYTLLRGFRGEAPADIPAIQDTLIRVARLARDFPEILEMDINPLFAYEAGKGVTAIDMKITIS; via the coding sequence ATGCGAGACCTCACGCACTTCTTCAACCCGAGACGGGTCGCTGTCATCGGCGCATCGAAGACACCCGGAAAGGTTGGCAATTCCATCTTAAAGAATATCATTGAATCCGGTTACCCAGGCGAAATCTACCCCGTCAACCCGGGCGAACCTGAGATACTGGGCCTCCCATGCAAGAAAAACATCGGCGAGATCCCCGGGACGGACCTGGCAATCATCTGTGTGCCCGCGGCGCTGGTCCCGCAGGTCGTTGAGGAATGCGGCAAGGCCAGGACCAGGAACATCATTGTGATCTCTGCGGGCTTCAAGGAAGTCGGGAAGGAAGGCGCCGCCCTCGAGAATAGGATGGTCGAGCTCTGCCGCCGTTACGATATGAACATGATGGGCCCGAACTGCCTGGGGATGGTGGACACTCATGTCCCACTCAATGCCTCTTTCGCGCCTGATATGCCCATGAAGGGCGAGATCGCGTTCATATCTCAAAGCGGGGCATTCGGGACAGCGATCCTCGACTGGAGCCTCAACAACAACGTGGGCTTCAGCAAGTTTGTGAGCTTGGGTAACAAGGCCCACCTCGACGAGATAGATTTTATAGAAAACGCTGCTGACGACCCCAATACCAAGGTCATTCTGTGTTATCTCGAAAGCATCACGCAGGGCAAGAGATTTCTCGAGGTCGTGGGCAAGGCCACACGTAAGAAGCCCGTCCTCATACTCAAGTCAGGAACGAGCGAGGCGGGCGTCCGCGCCGCGTCGTCGCATACCGGGGCGCTTGCCGGGAACGACCGCGCTTACGATGCCGCATTCTTGCAGACAGGAGTCCTGAGGGTCGAAACGGCGCAGGAGCTTTTCGACCTGGCCCTGGCATTCACAACCCAACCTCTCCCAAAGGGCAGGCGCGTCGCTCTCATCACCAACGCCGGCGGGCCCGGTATCGTGGCCACGGACGCCGTCGAGAGAATGGGGCTCGAGATGGCGAGGTTCGATCCTGCGACTGTGAAGGAGCTCCGGGGGAAGCTCCCGGCCGAGTCAAATATATACAACCCCGTTGATGTGATAGGGGACGCGAGGCCGGAGCGCTATGAATTGGCCCTCGATATCGTCCTCCCTGATCCCAACGTTGATACCAGCCTTGTGATAGTAACCCCGCAGGCCCAGACAAATCCTCCGGGGGTTGCCGATGTGGTCCTGAAGGTAAGGGCCAGCCGCCCTGAGAAACCCCTCCTGGTCTCTATGGTTGGTGGGAAGCGGACATCAGAGGGCGTTGAGAAGCTCACCCGCGCCGGGATGCCATGCTTCGTCTTCCCCGAGCGCGCAGTCTCCGCCATAGCTGGACTGACCCGGTACGCCACTATGCTTGCCGAGCCTCTGGAGGAGGTACCCTTCGAATTCCCCGTAGACCAGGATAGAGTGCGCGCAATACTGGAGTCAGTCAGGGCCGATAAACGAAATACCCTTCTCGGGACAGAGACAGCACGGGTAGCGCAGGCCTACGGGATAAAGGCCGCCCCTTCCGGCCTCGCGAAGACCCCCGACGAGGCCGCCAGGGTCGCGGAGGAACTCGGATTCCCCGTTGCGCTGAAGATAGCCTCGCCGAGAATACTTCACAAGACTGACGTGGGGGGTGTCAAACTCAAGCTGGACACCCCGGAAAAGGTCAGAGAGTGCTTCGTCGAGATAATAGAAAACGTGGAAGCCCACATGCAGGATGCTAGCATCTATGGCGTTGAAGTACAACACATGATGCCGCCTGGAAGGGAGCTCATAATAGGGATGGTCCGGGACCTTCAATTCGGGCCCATGCTCATGTTCGGCCTCGGTGGCATCTACGTCAATCTCTTGAAAGACGTATCCTTCAGGCTGGCATATGGGTTGCGGAAACAGGATGTCGAGGCCATGGTGCGGGAAACAAAAGCATATACACTGCTGCGCGGCTTCCGTGGAGAGGCGCCTGCGGATATCCCAGCCATCCAGGACACATTGATCCGTGTGGCCAGGCTTGCGAGGGATTTTCCCGAGATACTCGAGATGGATATCAACCCCTTGTTCGCATACGAGGCCGGCAAGGGGGTTACCGCCATCGATATGAAGATCACTATATCTTGA
- a CDS encoding V-type ATP synthase subunit D: protein MKIKRELDLVSQGHELLKQKRDVLLMEVMRLLEDASAIQKEAREKLETAFSALRRANLTMGTEAVRRTSLTVRRAVSVTVRQRSIMGVAVPELDYTDNERPLDYSFLGTSAGLDESRLAFKEALRTVIEMTETVTSVMRLAREVAHLEKRINALENVFIPQYEETLAFIRETLEEREREELYAMKLAKTRGESRKEGAQDALAI, encoded by the coding sequence TTGAAGATCAAGAGGGAGCTTGATCTCGTATCCCAGGGACACGAACTCCTCAAGCAGAAAAGGGATGTGCTTCTTATGGAGGTAATGCGCCTTCTAGAGGACGCCTCTGCAATCCAGAAAGAAGCGCGGGAGAAGCTCGAGACGGCTTTTTCTGCCCTTAGGCGGGCAAATCTTACCATGGGCACGGAGGCCGTGAGGCGAACATCTCTTACCGTCAGGAGGGCCGTCTCCGTAACAGTCAGGCAACGGAGTATTATGGGCGTGGCCGTTCCCGAGCTAGATTATACTGACAACGAGAGGCCCCTGGACTATAGTTTTCTCGGAACATCTGCCGGGCTTGATGAGAGCCGGCTCGCCTTCAAGGAGGCGCTCAGAACGGTTATAGAAATGACGGAGACAGTAACCTCGGTGATGCGTCTTGCCAGGGAGGTTGCGCACCTCGAGAAGAGGATAAATGCTCTTGAAAACGTATTTATCCCCCAGTATGAAGAGACTCTAGCGTTTATCCGTGAAACTCTTGAGGAACGAGAACGGGAGGAACTCTACGCTATGAAGCTCGCGAAGACCAGGGGAGAGAGTAGAAAGGAAGGGGCTCAGGATGCGCTCGCTATTTGA